Genomic segment of Falco peregrinus isolate bFalPer1 chromosome 5, bFalPer1.pri, whole genome shotgun sequence:
ttcctgaccccaggcagcgctggcgaTCGGCTGTTCCCTGAGCACGTGAGCGGGACCGGCCTCCTCGTCCCACGGGCCGGGCACGCCTCCCGGGAgatgccccagccctcttctccctcagcccGGAGCCACCTCAGGGGCTTCCAAGAGTGACCAAACACCCCTGGCCTGATCGACCTGGGGGGACAAGAATCCTTCCCGTGCCTGGCAGGGAACCAGTGGGTGCTCCAAAACTCTGGGACCCCTGGCAATATCTCTGCATCCCATAACTCACGGCCACCGCCCCTGGCTCCACAGGGATGAAGTCGGTGAGCTCTGCAGCGCTCCTCAAGAAGGCATTCCCTTGGTGGTGCCATGGCTGTCCAGCTGAAAAAGCCCAATAGCCTTGAGCACCtccaggtgctggtggttcTTCTCATCCCCTGAGGGGCTTGTGTCTGCTCCCTGAAGGCTCAAGCGAGATTTCCATCCATCAGATGAACTTGGAACATAGCCTTGTCACAGCTGCCCTTGAAGCGGAGAAGCTCCAGCAACTTCATATCCAGTGtcccccagccttcctccctcagcccccgGGGAATCCCACCGGCCCCTCCAGGCCTTCCTCTCGGGTGTCTTCAGGCCAgtgccaggccagctctggACAGGGGACACAGGACGAGGCCCCTTTTGTACTCCCCCGGGGCACTGTGACTGCTGCGTTGCCAGGTGATGGCACTGTGACACGGGGGTGACCAGGGGTGACGCAGCCCCCCAGGCGCAGGATTTTCTCACCACTCCTTACCGATGCACCAAGGGACATTTGTTCCTGCCCTGCTTGTGGGGAGGTCATTCTCTTGGGAAAACgtacaaaacttgttttgttccttGATCACACTTCAAATGGTCAAtccctgggacaggcttcctGGCGAGCACTGCTCCCTCAGAGCAGACGTCCGTGGCCTAGCGGTCTTGTCTCCAAAGTGGCCAACCATAAACACTATGCAAGGAGAGCCTTCTGTTCCCGGCATTCACCACCGGTTGAAAAACGACAATGAGatggttttgcagagctggctcctgccaaggCTTGCGATGGGCAAGAGAGCCAGAGCgccagggcacgggggtgcCTCGGGGGTGCGAGGGCAGCGGGCAAGAACCTGGCCGAAAGGGCCCcgaggagccctggccaggggctgtgctcagtgctaccgaggaaaagcagcaacccGCGGGGGCCACGCTGGGGGCCCCCTGGGAGCCTCGAAAGCTTCCTCCCCCCGCGTGCGGGGCACGAGGCCACCttcgtggggcaccagcagcaggcacctggccAGAATGGCCcaaaggagccctggccaggggccctgcgcggtgctgcagaggcaggcaaaaaaccccgggcagggacacttGCTCGCCCAccgcgggggaaaaaaagccttcctccccccagctgcggggcacgagaggccaccttcgtggggcaccagcagcaggcggtGACCTGGCCCGAGGGACCGCAGGAGCCCTGACAAGCGGTCgcgctcagtgctgcagaggaaggcaaaaaacccccggGGGCCAGTGCCAATGTGCCCcgggggaaaattccttcctgaccccaggcagcgctggcgaTCGGCTGTTCCCTGAGCACGTGAGCGGGACCGGCCTCCTCGTCCCACGGGCCGGGCACGCCTCCCGGGAgatgccccagccctcttctccctcagcccGGAGCCACCTCAGGGGCTTCCAAGAGTGACCAAACACCCCTGGCCTGATCGACCTGGGGGGACAAGAATCCTTcctgtgcctggcagggcaCCAGTGGGTGCTCCAAAGCTCTGGGACCCCTGGCAATATCTCTGCATCCCATAACTCACGGCCACCGCCCCTGGCTCCACAGGGATGAAGTCGGTGAGCTCTGCAGCGCTCCTCAAGAAGGCATTCCCTTGGTGGTGCCATGGCTGTCCAGCTGAAAAAGCCCAATAGCCTTGAGCACCtccaggtgctggtggttcTTCTCATCCCCTGAGGGGCTTGTGTCTGCTCCCTGAAGGCTCAAGCGAGATTTCCATCCATCAGATGAACTTGGAACATAGCCTTGTCACAGCTGCCCTTGAAGCGGAGAAGCTCCAGCAACTTCATATCCAGTGtcccccagccttcctccctcagcccccgGGGAATCCCACCGGCCCCTCCAGGCCTTCCTCTCGGGTGTCTTCAGGCCAgtgccaggccagctctggACAGGGGACACAGGACGAGGCCCCTTTTGTACTCCCCCGGGGCACTGTGACTGCTGCGTTGCCAGGTGATGGCACTGTGACACGGGGGTGACCAGGGGTGACGCAGCCCCCCAGGCGCAGGATTTTCTCACCACTCCTTACCGATGCACCAAGGGACATTTGTTCCTGCCCTGCTTGTGGGGAGGTCATTCTCTTGGGAAAACgtacaaaacttgttttgttccttGATCACACTTCAAATGGTCAAtccctgggacaggcttcctGGCGAGCACTGCTCCCTCAGAGCAGACGTCCGTGGCCTAGCGGTCTTGTCTCCAAAGTGGCCAACCATAAACATTATGACAAGGAGAGCCTTCTGTTCCCGGCATTCACCACCGGTTGAAAAACGACAATGAGatggttttgcagagctggctcctgccaaggCTTGCGATGGGCAAGAGAGCCAGAGCgccagggcacgggggtgcCTCGGGGGTGCGAGGGCAGCGGGCAAGAACCTGGCCGAAAGGGCCCcgaggagccctggccaggggctgtgctcagtgctaccgaggaaaagcagcaacccGCGGGGGCCACGCTGGGGGCCCCCTGGGAGCCTCGAAAGCTTCCTCCCCCCGCGTGCGGGGCACGAGGCCACCttcgtggggcaccagcagcaggcacctggccAGAATGGCCcaaaggagccctggccaggggccctgcgcggtgctgcagaggcaggcaaaaaaccccgggcagggacacttGCTCGCCCAccgcgggggaaaaaaagccttcctccccccagctgcggggcacgagaggccaccttcgtggggcaccagcagcaggcgcTGACCTGGCCCGAGGTAACGCAGGAGCCCTGACAAGCGGTCgcgctcagtgctgcagaggaaggcaaaaaacccccggGGGCCAGTGCCAATGTGCCCcgggggaaaattccttcctgaccccaggcagcgctggcgaTCGGCTGTTCCCTGAGCACGTGAGCGGGACCGGCCTCCTCGTCCCACGGGCCGGGCATGCCTCCCGGGAgatgccccagccctcttctccctcagcccGGAGCCACCTCAGGGGCTTCCAAGAGTGACCAAACACCCCTGACCTGATCGACCTGGGGGGACAAGAATCCTTcctgtgcctggcagggcaCCAGTGGGTGCTCCAAAGCTCTGGGACCCCTGGCAATATCTCTGCATCCCATAACTCACAGCCACCGCCCCTGGCTCCACAGGGATGAAGTCGGTGAGCTCTGCAGCGCTCCTCAAGAAGGCATTCCCTTGGTGGTGCCATGGCTGTCCAGCTGAAAAAGCCCAATAGCCTTGAGCACCtccaggtgctggtggttcTTCTCATCCCCTGAGGGGCTTGTGTCTGCTCCCTGAAGGCTCAAGCGAGATTTCCATCCATCAGATGAACTTGGAACATAGCCTTGTCACAGCTGCCCTTGAAGCGGAGAAGCTCCAGCAACTTCATATCCAGTGtcccccagccttcctccctcagcccccgGGGAATCCCACCGGCCCCTCCAGGCCTTCCTCTCGGGTGTCTTCAGGCCGgtgccaggccagctctggcCGGGGGACACAGGACGAGGCCCCTTTTGTACTCCCCCGGGGCACTGTGACTGCTGCGTTGCCAGGTGATGGCACTGTGACATGGGGGTGACACAGTCCCCCAGTTGCCACCTCATCCCCCGCCCAGCACCCCTGGGAGGAAGGGCTTTGTGGTGCCGGCCCCGaggcagcccctgtgcccagcaggcctgggggctgtccctgcccttgGTGGCCATGCACggggcacagctgctgggagtCCCTCTCCATCCATCTGGACAGCCAGACTCTGCAAAGGGCATTTATGCCAGTCGCGTTCCTTTGGATGGGGGATGTGAGAGGGGATAAGACGGGCTTGTGGTTCCCTCTGCATGGActctgcagagatgcagagaGCACACGCAGGATTTCCTCACCACTCCTTACCAATGCACCAGGGGACATTTGCTCATGCCCTGCTTGTGGTGGGGTTGTCCTCTTTGGAAGAAGTCgtagggttggttttttgtgttattGACCATCTTTTTCCCTGCAATTCAGTAGCTCTTCTCCTGCTTTGGCTTTCACCTTTGGTGTCTGGAAAGTGACGGCAGccctctcagccttttttttgcTCCAGCTAGTCTTTGACatcttttttcagctctttgctATAACTCTTACACCGCTTGGAAATGCACACTCTCCCAGTTGTTCCTGAATGCAAAAATCCCAGAACTCATAGTAATTAAGCAGCGTCAGCTAGCTGCTCACCAGCTTGTGACTTCCACTCTGGCCTAAGCATTGCTTGGGTTCAACCACTTTTCCAATTCCAGGAATGATTCTGAaccaattattttctttctgtttgagTCTCTGCCTGTTTTCCTCTGAGACTCTGTTGTAATATAGAATTAATTTGCAATTATAAAACGAGCCAGATTCTTGTTCCCAGATGTGATTTTCTTGGCAATGGAAACAGGCTTTGGGGGAAAGGTAGCAAGgtccatgcagcagcaaagaacCACTAACTCTCACTAGCATACAGTACAAGCTATGTCAAAAGATCCAATAGTTACCATTTTGATTTCCTATTAATGtacacagcttttaaagaaCTGGACACTGTggttgcttttttccttaaagcagTATAAATGTTTTTCCAGATTTAACTACTGAGGCTTCATTAAATTAGCAGAGTTTTTCCCATGCACTGTTTCAATTTCTCTGCCCTTCTATcaagtatataaaataaaatagtggaAGATCACACTTTGGATTggaaagacacacaaaaaagattaaattttcACATTCAAAGCACACAGCAGTGACAGAATCCTTCCCCCACAGCACTTGAAGGAAAATCcactgggttttgttctttgaatCTTACATTTCTTAGGCTCTTTGAAAAGGTCACACTGGagttcattttcaaaataaatagaatCTGTTGAAACATGGCATTTATTTGAAGACCACAATACACATCCAGTAGTATGAGGTCATCAAGGTGACAGTTTCTTCTCCATTTAGTACTCAGGCCAATctgttttacatttaatttagcTGGCTGATATCTCTCAGATGACCAGGTGAATGCAGTTTCAAACAAGCCAGAACTGGTCAAGAATTCGCATCAAACATGGTAATTGGATTGAAATGAACACATCTTTGAAAAAGTCACAATTATTCATATGTGGTTTACAAATTAAAGGTTTGAAATTTGCTTTGAAGCTTGttaaaatttaaagtaaaatgagGATTAAAATGAAACTCCATgcaaaaaatagatttttttgagGTTGGCCACACAAAATGCTTACCCAAACAATCTTTTGGATCAAATGAATAGGGCTTCCCCACTAGTTTTGGTGACCAAATGACCAAACCATTTTaatgaaggaaataataataaagtagaaaactaaaccaaaatCACATGTCATTCTTCTTCTACAAAGAGCAATCTTCTGCTAACatctagagaaagaaaatgtatctttGGAAAAACACACAGGAAACACCTTAGAAAATGAATCATTCTAACATCAGGGTAATGAAAAAACAAGCCAGTGCCTTCAACCCTTGTGAAAGGATGTGAAAACAAACCAGTATGGCTACAGGTGTTCTTTATCTATCTACAGATAAACAATTCCAGTAAAGGGGGCATTTCTAATTTGAATCAAGCCTGGAAACGCTTCTCATACACACAGACCTGAGTCTCAAACACTGAGCCAGAATCTTAAAGGAGAAAATCTAACTAGCAAAGATATGAAACACCATTATTTGACCATTCcacctgtattttatttgtgtgcACAAGGTATGGAAAAATGAAGAGCCACTTTTAACAGATATTCCTCATATATAATAGAAGAGCATTCAACTAAAGGCATTTTGTGaacttacagaaaagaaaggtttaCAACACAAACATagaagtttgttttatttggggCATATGAACTTTACTTAAACTGTTACACAGGAATAGTTTTATAGAATAAGATTTCtgagtatatttttttctttttcctcctatgTCTGTTCCAAGCTTTGATGTTCATACATTAGTTCCCACACTCTTTACAGGATGAATAATTATTTATGTACAAAATTACACTCTGAAAGGCACCTCAGTCAACATGACACCTTcaaatttatttgtaatataTCACTTGCATAAATTGAAGTGAGAGTGGGGAGTATACAGTGAACACAAGTCGTCAGGAGTAAttataaaagaggaaaaataaagagtcTGGCATATGAAAGTTTCTTCATTACTCCTTAGTATATTTATAATCAACCAATTTCACATTTTCCAGCTCTGTAAAGTAAGACCTGCATATCTTCCCAGAGTTTGTTTGTAAGCCATACAATTCCAAGTAGCCATGCTTAAAGGTATTTTATAAACCATTTTATAACATGGCATGATAATTCCCCCATGGGGCTAGTCACTGGACACATAAATTGTTCCTTTGCCAGGACAATACTTCCAGGTTTTGATAATGCTTTTGACTAGCTTCCAGAAAAGCTGCCACCTGGTTAAATCCATGTTCAGTTCCTTCGTCAGTGATGATCTAAGTTACAGGGATCACAGATGAAAACCTCAAGTGTCCTGCACAAAAACTCAAGAGATATCATCTCCCCTGCAGTCAGTAACACCATACCTACATGCAGTTTCGCAACACCTAGTTCACCAACCAGCTTTACCCATGGGAAAGTAACTTTACCCTTTTTTCAGGTAACGGGTCCATTTGCCTAGAGGCTCTCCTGTTTCTGGGAGCTGCCTGTAAATTCCATGATGATGAGGTCCCATGGAAGTAGAGAGCTTTGCACCAGCAACACCAATGGCCCAGCTCAAAAGCAGtgacttctgcagcagcagcaggcagctcatTGTTCACAGGAGCATTGCCTCTGTCTCAGTATCTCACAGGTTCCACTTCAGTTGATCTCAAACCTTTATGTTGAGTTTCTCTCTTCGTCTCTTAGGGGTTTTGGATGAAGGAATTGGAGATAAAGAAAGCCCAGAGGAACAACTTACACCAGGATATCACTTCTCTTGCTGCACCATACTACCAGTGTTATCATGGCACATGTCAACATGACTGGGATCAAGATCAGAGTTATGAGAATTTCATCTGGTGGATCTTCCCAGTGAACCTTTTCTGAAGTACAGTTTGAAAAGAACTGTTTATGAATTCCAGTGATAAAGCCCTCTGCAAGGGGGTTTGGCCAAAAGCAACTTGCATTGTTGGCTTCACGTTCTGTGCACTGGGTAAAGTTGTCATAATACctaggagaagaagaaaattgataGAAGTTTTGAGCAGAATGCATTCGCATATCATACTTAGAGGATGCTACACAGGGTCGCATATAGAATGTATAAGACTAGGTCTATCATGCAGATATTCTGCTGAAGGACCTCTAACGAAAGCTCTGGGTACTACACTGTGAGCCTGAAGAACTGACTCACATACGCTCATAGAACTGAGAGATTCCATGTGAAACTCTGAGATCCCAGATGGATAGTAGTCAAAACCTTGTCTTTTGGGTGGCATTACTATAGCCAGGACCTCCTAATGCCACTTTAAGTAGAATTAGAACTCTCTCACTAGAGACATCtacagtatctttaaaaaaacgCACACAAATGTGCCAAGAACAGGGCGTTTTGATCAAAATGTGGATAATTCATGCCTCATCTGCCATTGGACATGATGTTGTGGTAAAAATGACGATGTAATGCTGGGACTGATCCACAACATGCATTGCTGTGTAACAATGTCCGTTCTCTTGTACCCTCAGGCAACGAGAAGGTAACAGGAAACTAAACACAGAAAGTTAGCTGTTGACAACATTTATCATTTTCCCAACTGCAGCAAATGcccagcaggaagaaaaaaaatcattcctaaCTACACCTGTTCGCAGTGCTCATGAAAGGTTGGGAATCCCCTGTAATGCCTAACATTCAATTTCAACACAGCATATGCTGAAATTTACCTGTCCGGGGATAACTTATATTTATGAGAATTGGCTAtgccccacaaaaaaaaaaagaaacaataagcCTGAATGAGTAATGGGATGGGTTTTGTGGTGTTATCATAAGccaaagaaattcagaaagcaaacagagtATGGGGGGAGGAGATCGGAAATTAACAAGACAAAGAGTGTCTGGTCAGTACATGAATAGGGCAAGAAATAAGGAAGCTGAATTATTGtttgttgtatttaaaaatatttatttcagtcctGCACAACTCAATAAATtcacttcaaaggaaaattaaaaatagaaaagggagAGCAAGAAACCACATG
This window contains:
- the RAMP3 gene encoding receptor activity-modifying protein 3 isoform X3; translation: MEAPGCRRRQLPVLLLWGARQQTHLCNESLMLEKLPACGKSFEEMMKKVDSKKWCNLTEFIMYYDNFTQCTEREANNASCFWPNPLAEGFITGIHKQFFSNCTSEKVHWEDPPDEILITLILIPVMLTCAMITLVVWCSKRSDILV
- the RAMP3 gene encoding receptor activity-modifying protein 3 isoform X1, which gives rise to MRATVTWHTELLSVSWGQQNVSRCHLFFNGLMTLGFTGARQQTHLCNESLMLEKLPACGKSFEEMMKKVDSKKWCNLTEFIMYYDNFTQCTEREANNASCFWPNPLAEGFITGIHKQFFSNCTSEKVHWEDPPDEILITLILIPVMLTCAMITLVVWCSKRSDILV
- the RAMP3 gene encoding receptor activity-modifying protein 3 isoform X2 produces the protein MEAPGCRRRQLPVLLLWVNGLMTLGFTGARQQTHLCNESLMLEKLPACGKSFEEMMKKVDSKKWCNLTEFIMYYDNFTQCTEREANNASCFWPNPLAEGFITGIHKQFFSNCTSEKVHWEDPPDEILITLILIPVMLTCAMITLVVWCSKRSDILV